TACCAAGCTCGGCACGATAGAGATCTGCACCACTTAGGTCTGCACCACTTAAGTCTGCATCACTTAAGTCTATTTGCCTAAGATCAGCACCACTAAGATTGACCTTAGAAAGAAATTGCCCTACTGTTACTGAAAATTCCACCACTCTTATGCAATTACTATAGTTAATAATGCGACGCAACCTGTTATTATCAAAATCTTCTTGATTCTTTTGACCACAAGGATAAAAGGCTATTTTGTCTTGCAGTTCGTTTTTTATTCGGGCATAACGATGTAACTCTAGCAGCAAAATCATTACATTCAGCCCTGTGTAAACATCCACCTGTCGCAGTCCCAAGTGAGTTTCTCTATCTGGTAATTGCTCCCTCAATTGTTTTTTCTTAATCTGGGGCAAATTGGCATCTTCTGCATCAATAAATTCCCCATCGCACCAACGAAAGTAAAAATACTCTAATCTTTGAAATAATTTTTGCAAACGTTCGACATCGTTAAATTCTGATCTCTCAGCCAACAAACCCATCAAATATTCGACAATCTCAAGCGTTAAATTCCCATAGCCCAATAAATCATAAATCTGCCAATCCATTACATTTGTTGTAACCAAATCATCTTCGCGCTGACGTTTGGGTACTTTCGTTGTCCAATCTACAAAACTTTCTATTAAACGTTCCGCGAATAAAAACTCACCAAAACTTTTGTGGACAAACTCAACAGAACCGCCTTTATCACCTGACGCAGGTTTGATATAAAATGCAGTCAACAAGTTATTAAGTAACTTATCTTGTTGATTTTTATCAAAATAATTCTCCTGTCTAGCTTTTTGAATCAATTCTACTGCTGGGTTTTTGTCGTCTTTCAGCCGTGCTTCTAACATTGCCACTTTTGCAGTTTCATTCCCTGACTGCACCACGCACAAAGCAGCTTCAGTTAAAAACTCTCGCAAATCTTCGCTTTCTAATCCAGTCAAACGCAAGTTTTCATTTTGACTTTCACTTTCACGCTGTTTTTCTAATACCCATTTCACCGATTCATCATAAATGCGGATTTTCGCTTGGATACCCTTTGCATCTGCAAACATTTGTACATTAAGACGCTGCTCTCGGTGCATCCGTGCTAATAAATAAAGCAGTAAGGGTTCTCTTGCTAATTTATTTTTAATTTCATAAGGACAAGCTTGCAAAAATTGCTTAAAGTCATTAGCTTCTTGTGTCCCAACTTTATCCTCCCATTTTTTGAGCCATGTTTCCCTAATTGCATCATCCATTGGCTGAACTTCGACACGCTTCAAGCTTTTTGTTTGTGAAAGCAAGCGGTCAATTCCTTGTAGCGCCAAGGGACGACCTGTAACCAAAAATTGATGATGGCAAAAATTATCCTTCTGAAATTTCTCTACCTGCTCTAAAAATTCTTTCAAGCCGCCGCTTGTTCTGCCTTCTAACAACAACTCGTCAAAGCCATCGAGTAAAAACAAAAATCTGGTATTTTTATCTGTTAGCCAGCCGGAATCATTTTTAACAAAATCAACATTTTCTAAATAGTTTTCTAAGGTATCAGTGAGGTTATCCTTAAGTATCCGCAGTTCCCGCAAGCGAATCAAAATAGGGGTAAAGCTAGGGTGCAATTCTTGCCGCACTCTGTCGGCGAACATCCGACAAAAGACACTTTTACCGCGTCCGGCTTCGCCTTGAATAAACAAAACTTGTTTGGGTTTATTTTGGTCTAGGTTGTCAAGTATTGTTTTGACATATTCCTCTATTTGATGAGTTGTATTGCTTTCGTCATCGAGTTCTTTGATTTGCAGGGGTACATACAAATCCCGAAAGGTAATGTCTGTTCCAGTAAAAATGTTTTCTTCTGGCTTGGGTTTGATGATTTGTTCTAAATAATCTTCAATATTGAGATTCTTCTCTAGTTTTTCTTTTCCTCCAACGCCATACCATTGCACCAGTTGCTTGACTTTATCACCGATTTTTACTAGTGCATCTTGCATGTATTCATCGGTCTTTCGCGCCACTCGTGCAGTTAAGTTTGTTGCTTCTGTCTCTGTTAAACCTGCTTCTTGCAAGCGTTGCTGTAATATCTGATTGAATGCTTCTGCTAGTTGAGATTCGTGGAAATAGAGAATAGCTTTTTTCGCTTCCCGTTCATCAAATTCTTGTTCGCCTAATTTCCGAATTTGGGAAGCTAAAGCATCAGAAGCTTTTTGGTCTTTGTTAATTTTATCTAGTAATTGCGGTTCTTGTTGGAGAATTGCCTGGAAACTTTCTATATAGGCTACTTGACTAACCAGGATCACACAGGTTTCTAAGCTTGGCTCTTTTTTTGTGGCATCAATAATCAGCTTTAATATGATAGTGACGAAGGGTAGACCCTGAATTACAGTCCCAGCAATTTGACCAAATGGACTATTAAATATATCTAATAGCGATGAAATCTGTTCTACATAGGGTTTGAAGTCTTGCAGGTTGGGTTTTTGTTCTTTAATGGCTTTTGCTAAGTCAAAGACGGCTTTAGCAGCTTCGGCTCCTGTTTTTGTTACTTCTACGTTTTGTGTCCAGTTCAAGTCTTGAATGTTTCTCAAGAAGTTCCACAGCTTGATCTTTGCCATTGACTATTCCCCAATACCATCAATTTGGTAAAAACGCACTGGAATTACTTAACTCAGGGTCAAGCAGCCAAAAGTTTGTCTATCTGTTTGTATTAATTTGGCGTGACTGAGTATGGGTAACTCAATAGCTATTGTATATAATTCCGTTGGCTGGCTGGGAATAGCTAATAGGAGATTATTAAATTTAAGGGACTGACAAATAAAAAAATATGCCGAATTTTCTTGTGGGATGGGTGTCCTCACCTGTCCCAGTATTCAGGGCGGGCAAGATGCCCACCCCACAAGATGTATAATTAATTTGTTGGAAATCTCTAAAGCAAAGGCGCAGAGGCCCAGAGAGTTTTTAAAGTTTGTTATTTATGAGTATCAAAGCCTCATTGATGGTGTTCTGAGGTCGATGATTTGTGTTCAAAGGCTCATCAATGGTGTTCTGAAGTCGATAAATTGTGTTCAAAGCCTCATCGATGATGTTCTGAGGTCGATGAGTCGCGTTCCAAGCTTCATCGATGATGTTCTGAGGTTGATGAGTCGTGTTCAAAGCTTCATCGATGGTGTTCTGAAGTCGATGAATTGTGTTCAAAGCCTCGTCAGTGAGTATTAAAGACTGGTTTATTTATATCTTGCATCAGTCACGATAACCGCCTCAGAATTCATTCTGAGGCTAATAGCTAAACTCAGCTAAAGTTGACTGAGTAAGGATTTTAGTCCACAAAGCGTGGACTTTAGCTAAAAGCCTGCGAAATTTATTTCTTGGTGGGAAATGGGGTAGGTGCAAGGTATGAGTTTACGGAGTTTGTTAACTTCTAACTCCGTTGCCAAATTTTAATTGTCTTATCCAAACTGCCACTCACCAACATTTCGCCGGAAGCTGTGAAGGCTAATGCTGTGACTATATTGTTATGTCCTGTAAAGGTAGCTAGCAGTTCTCCGGTTTCTAAATGCCACAATTTGATGGTTTTATCAGCGCTACCACTGGCGATAATTTGCTCGTCGGGACACAGAGCGATCGCATATACTCTATCTGTATGTCCTTTGAGTGTGCGAATTAATCTCCCTGTCTCTAAATACCAAATTTTAATTGTGTGATCCCAACTGCCACTCACTAGCAGTTTACCATCTGCACTCATGGCTAATGAACCAACGATGTGAGAATGTCCCATGAGGGTGTGGAGTGGTTCTACATCTTTTAAATTTTTGGTCTTTATCTGAAGTGGATTTTGCCAAACTTTGATTTTGCGGTAGCTACCTGTTATTAAAGTTTGCCCATCTCGACTGATAGCTAGGGAATGGGCAGCTGTATCATCTAAGGAAAGAGCGATCGCAACTTGACGACGCATCAAATCCCAAAATAAAATTCTCCTGTCATCTCCACCAGTTGCTATCATCCGTCCATCTGGCGTAAAGGCTACACAACGCACTACTCCATTATGTTTGTGCAGGATATCTATCAAATCCAATGCACCTACATGCCAAATTTTAATTGTGGAGTCGCCACCGCCACTAACTAATGTCTGTCCGTCTGGACTAAAAGCTAAGGAATTCACTTGATCCACTAAGTTGGATATTACCCAAGGATACTCTGATAATGTATCTATTAATTCACCCTTGCTTAAATCCCATAACTTTGTCTCGCCACGACTTCCACTTGCTAAAATAGGGGAGGTTGTGCCATTGTTCCACCTGGAACTAAAAGCAAGGCAATTAATGCCTCTAGTGTGACCTTT
Above is a window of Nostoc sp. UHCC 0702 DNA encoding:
- a CDS encoding pentapeptide repeat-containing protein; protein product: MAKIKLWNFLRNIQDLNWTQNVEVTKTGAEAAKAVFDLAKAIKEQKPNLQDFKPYVEQISSLLDIFNSPFGQIAGTVIQGLPFVTIILKLIIDATKKEPSLETCVILVSQVAYIESFQAILQQEPQLLDKINKDQKASDALASQIRKLGEQEFDEREAKKAILYFHESQLAEAFNQILQQRLQEAGLTETEATNLTARVARKTDEYMQDALVKIGDKVKQLVQWYGVGGKEKLEKNLNIEDYLEQIIKPKPEENIFTGTDITFRDLYVPLQIKELDDESNTTHQIEEYVKTILDNLDQNKPKQVLFIQGEAGRGKSVFCRMFADRVRQELHPSFTPILIRLRELRILKDNLTDTLENYLENVDFVKNDSGWLTDKNTRFLFLLDGFDELLLEGRTSGGLKEFLEQVEKFQKDNFCHHQFLVTGRPLALQGIDRLLSQTKSLKRVEVQPMDDAIRETWLKKWEDKVGTQEANDFKQFLQACPYEIKNKLAREPLLLYLLARMHREQRLNVQMFADAKGIQAKIRIYDESVKWVLEKQRESESQNENLRLTGLESEDLREFLTEAALCVVQSGNETAKVAMLEARLKDDKNPAVELIQKARQENYFDKNQQDKLLNNLLTAFYIKPASGDKGGSVEFVHKSFGEFLFAERLIESFVDWTTKVPKRQREDDLVTTNVMDWQIYDLLGYGNLTLEIVEYLMGLLAERSEFNDVERLQKLFQRLEYFYFRWCDGEFIDAEDANLPQIKKKQLREQLPDRETHLGLRQVDVYTGLNVMILLLELHRYARIKNELQDKIAFYPCGQKNQEDFDNNRLRRIINYSNCIRVVEFSVTVGQFLSKVNLSGADLRQIDLSDADLSGADLSGADLYRAELGMVDLSYADLSYADLLDASFGEYADLTGINLTKANLIYTYLSQTILKGANLKGAVLRRADLSRADLSRADLSRADLSGADLSGADLSGADLSRANLEAVVWNSDTKWFNARGLHEAVGVSSELAQDSAFAAAASLSQGISWVREGKIEQAKTAFSQALQHQPSLNDSAEYWHSICWFGSVHGHAKGVLPVCEKAVSLDPDNKDYLDSRGLAKALTGDLVGALADFQAAVDSGVLDYSEDVKQRRLRWIEALKSGNNPLTPEELEELRQVEG
- a CDS encoding WD40 repeat domain-containing protein, which codes for MQMDWISLLKAQQADFLQRVKKPKTYDLSLLESQVKGCHSEFMVFLGEPLAKILDFSRQQAEILAKNPPPIPPEYPEPPDWVIPFPKYFQRQAEDYLLREQIVERVMAERLGKLVTKVPQDSLQNMVLDDEGNLRGESKFTYLLADNPKLTIQVCVADGESFNGIKKDKIRWSITQEDLRNHQVLIFLCLFYPSNGKLGYEKHAVITGFLPTAQIELTEPKLHLSPSSLLYAGGLSWYLESLSNKKNAKKDTLVLVDERAIAESIQTVPSEHPRKEIIGDWECWQTLKGHTRGINCLAFSSRWNNGTTSPILASGSRGETKLWDLSKGELIDTLSEYPWVISNLVDQVNSLAFSPDGQTLVSGGGDSTIKIWHVGALDLIDILHKHNGVVRCVAFTPDGRMIATGGDDRRILFWDLMRRQVAIALSLDDTAAHSLAISRDGQTLITGSYRKIKVWQNPLQIKTKNLKDVEPLHTLMGHSHIVGSLAMSADGKLLVSGSWDHTIKIWYLETGRLIRTLKGHTDRVYAIALCPDEQIIASGSADKTIKLWHLETGELLATFTGHNNIVTALAFTASGEMLVSGSLDKTIKIWQRS